One stretch of Danio rerio strain Tuebingen ecotype United States chromosome 6, GRCz12tu, whole genome shotgun sequence DNA includes these proteins:
- the gcnt7 gene encoding N-acetyllactosaminide beta-1,6-N-acetylglucosaminyl-transferase, which yields MVQLENTKCSFLFCLGICTLICSAIYLKAKVASDPLPINDLTTLSPTPPPLPCPPSNTCDILPPATPGFKWQRKDCEKISYHIQPDTNCDLLLSQLHFITAPLSKEEEDYPLAFIITIHKELATFVRLLRAIYAPQNVYCIHIDQKASEKYKSSVRNLSRCFPNVFLSSVNVKVTYAGFSRLQADINCMKDLVESPIQWKKVINLCGQDYPIQTNLELVRYMQTPEWKDRNMTPGIKQPPSMRYRTAFQYVEVKNTHVAQTGRKKGPPPHNLKIYFGTAYYSLTRPFVEYVLDNPVAKDLLSWSKDSYSPDEHYWVTLNHIKEAPGSNVEGEWEGNVRAVKWSDQQGTAHQGCKGQYIRGICVYGIGDLPWLIEKESMFANKFEMASFPEALDCMELWHRHKVLQQATVPIQPSWHLTTEVEVVNRTLILTPGDCV from the exons ATGGTCCAGCTTGAGAACACCAAGTGCAGTTTTCTCTTCTGCCTTGGAATTTGCACCCTAATATGTTCTGCAATCTACCTTaaagccaaagtggctagtgaccCTCTTCCTATAAATGACTTGACCACCCTATCCCCAACCCCACCACCACTACCATGCCCACCATCCAACACCTGTGACATTCTTCCACCTGCAACACCCGGGTTTAAATGGCAAAGAAAAGACTGTGAGAAAATCAGCTATCACATCCAACCAGACACCAACTGTGATCTACTGCTGTCCCAGCTGCATTTCATCACAGCACCGCTGagcaaagaagaagaagattatCCTTTGGCTTTCATCATCACCATACACAAAGAGCTTGCAACGTTTGTGCGACTCCTGAGAGCCATTTATGCACCGCAAAACGTCTACTGCATTCACATCGACCAGAAAGCATCAGAAAAATACAAGTCGAGCGTCAGAAACCTATCCAGATGCTTCCCAAACGTTTTCCTCTCATCGGTCAATGTAAAAGTAACCTACGCAGGCTTTTCCCGTCTGCAGGCCGACATTAACTGCATGAAGGACTTGGTGGAATCTCCAATTCAATGGAAAAAGGTTATAAATTTGTGCGGTCAGGATTACCCCATCCAGACCAATTTGGAGTTGGTGCGGTACATGCAAACTCCTGAATGGAAAGACAGGAACATGACGCCGGGAATCAAGCAGCCGCCTAGTATGAGGTACAGGACTGCATTTCAGTATGTGGAGGTAAAAAACACCCACGTGGCTCAGACTGGGAGAAAGAAGGGACCACCACCGCATAATTTGAAGATTTACTTCGGGACGGCTTATTACTCCTTGACAAGACCGTTTGTGGAGTATGTCCTCGACAACCCAGTGGCCAAAGACTTGCTGAGCTGGTCTAAAGACAGCTACAGTCCAGATGAGCATTACTGGGTGACGCTAAACCACATTAAGG AAGCACCAGGCAGCAATGTAGAAGGAGAATGGGAAGGTAATGTCCGCGCAGTCAAATGGAGTGACCAACAAGGAACAGCACATCAGGGTTGTAAAG GACAATACATCAGAGGTATCTGCGTTTACGGGATTGGCGACCTACCATGGCTTATTGAAAAAGAAAGCATGTTTGCTAATAAGTTTGAAATGGCAAGCTTCCCAGAAGCACTGGACTGTATGGAACTGTGGCACAGACATAAAGTTCTCCAGCAAGCAACTGTTCCCATTCAACCATCATGGCATCTCACCACAGAAGTGGAAGTCGTAAACCGCACGCTCATTCTAACACCAGGAGATTGTGTCTGA